The Clostridia bacterium DNA segment TCATGAACTTAGACATAGCAATGGTTCGTTAATGATTAGCAATAATGTTCATATGAAAGGTGCATCTGAAAGACTTGGACATAGTACTATCGTAATTACAAATGATTATTATGGACATGTGGAAATAGAGGTCCAGAAAGAAATAGCTGCTACAATCGATAAGGCTATTTGGGGCTGATAAAGTGGTGTTTTTAGTAAGGATTGGGAAAGAAAAAAACTTCTGTGAAATTTTTGTGAAATATACGTGAAAAAAGCACCTTACTTTAGTTAAGTGAAGTGCCTTCAAACTGGCGGAGAGAGAGGCAACGCCTGCTTCGCTATGCTCGCATCCTGATACGTCGCTTCCCGCTTCCTTCGTCGCAGGACCCGCTCCTTACACTCGCCTAAAAACATGCTAACAGCATCTTTTATTAAC contains these protein-coding regions:
- a CDS encoding tyrosine-type recombinase/integrase, with the translated sequence MKRKSSRVSNYVCTWPDGTLMNPSHVSRNFDLRMKKYDLPDITFHELRHSNGSLMISNNVHMKGASERLGHSTIVITNDYYGHVEIEVQKEIAATIDKAIWG